Below is a window of Haloglycomyces albus DSM 45210 DNA.
GCTAGGTGGCCGCATCAAAACCGTTGACTTCGCCGGCTATCGGATCGAATCCGGAGCCGAATCCATGCTGGCGACCCGCCCCGAGACGACCGAACTCGCCAAAGCCGTCGGCCTCAGCGAACGACTCGTCGCACCGGCCCCGGTACCGGCCGGGTTGAGCTTCAACGGTCAGCTCCACGACCTACCGACCGGCACGTTCATGGGAATCCCACAGGATCCTGACGACGTCGCTGAAATCGTCGGTACCCAACGCCCACAAGTATCGGACAATGAATCCAATGCTCCGCTGCTGGGCGCCGAAGAGGATATTTCCGTGGGCGAGCTCGTCCGCACCCACTACGGTGACGAAGTGCTCAACCGTCTCGTGACTCCTCTGCTCGGCGGAGTCTATGCCGGAGATCCCGACCAGTTGTCTCTCGAAGCGACAATGCCCGCCCTGGCCGCTGCTCTACGAGAGCACAGCAGCGTACCCAGCGCGATCGAGGCGGTCAAGAGCCAACGGTCCACCAACAGCCAACCGCGCTCGCCGTTCGCGACCGTAAAGAACGGGTTGTCTGCCCTTATTACGGCTACCGCAGCGGCATCCGGAGCCAATATCAATCTCGGCGTCACCGTTCGTGAACTCCATCAAACCCCGTACGGTTGGGATGTCGTCGCCGGTCCCGTCGCCAACCCGTTCCAATTCAGCGCAGACGCCGTCATCATAGCGACCCCTGCTTACGTGACCGCTCGCCTGCTAAAACACGTGGCACCGGAGACGAGCACGGCGCTTGACAATCTAAAATACGCCTCGATCGCGCTGGCCACCTTCGCCTTTGACGAGATCAACCTGCCTGAACGATCCGGATTCCTGGTAGCGGAAGGAAAGGGGCTCGTTAAGGCCTCCACTTTCATTACCCACAAATGGCCGCACATTCGATCCCGCCGACCGATCGTCCGCGTCAGCCTGGGACGGATCGGCGACGTTGCGGAACTACACCAATCCAGTGACGACGACCTTGTTCAAGCGGCGCTCGGTGGTTTGGCCGAACATCTGGGACAAACGGTTCCCGAGCCGATCGAATCACGACTCGACCGGCACAACGACGCCATGCCGCAGTACTCACCGGGGCACGTGCAACGGATGCAGGGAGCGCGGGCGGAACTGGCCGGGAAGAATGGACTGGCCATCGCAGGCGCCGCCGCCGACGGCATTGGGATCGCATCGTGCATAGCGTCCGGTCGCCGAGTTGCGGACGAAATTTCGCAGGAAATACATATCGAAGAGGCAGGATAATGTCCGAAGCATCAAGCAACAACTCAAATGCGCAGCGCATTAACGAGCTAAACAACAGTATCCGCTATACGCTGTGGTCGGTATTCCGCTTTTCCGAGCCGATGCCGTCGATCCGTAATGACCTCATAGCCGATTCTCGTGAATTCTTCGAAAAGCATTGTGCGGATTACGGCGTCGTCGTGCGTGGCACCTATGACCTCACCGGAATGCGGGCCGATGCGGACCTCATGGTCTGGTGGCACGCTGATAACAGTGATGACCTGCAGAAAGCCTACAGTGAACTACGGCGAACGGCGTTCGGGCGACACCTGGCGCCCGTCTGGTCCAATATGGCGCTGCACCGGCCCGCCGAATTCAATCGGAGCCACATCCCCGCCTTTCTGGCCGACGAAGAACCTCGCGATTACATTTGCGTCTACCCGTTTGTGCGCTCCTACGACTGGTACCTGCTACCTGACGATGAGCGGCGTGACATGCTACGCGAACACGGTCAAATGGCGCGCGACTACCCTGACGTCCGGGCGAACACGGTGGCGAGTTTCGGGCTGGGAGACTACGAATGGATCCTTGCCTTCGAGGCCAGTCAGCTCCACCGGATCGTCGATCTGATGCGTGAACTGCGAGCATCTCGCGCCCGTCTCCACGTGCGCGAAGAGATCCCCTTCTTCACAGGCCGTCGCCGCGATATCGGCGACGTCATCGCGGACATGCCCTGATGACACTCTTCGGCATTCTTGTCACTGCGGGAGCGATCGGAATCGGATACTTTCTCGTCGCTCGTCGACTGCTGACCGTCACGGTCAACGGCGAAAGCATGACTCCGACGTTCCCGCCTGAAATGGATGCCCTCGTACGCCGTACGACGAAGGCGTCGAACGACGACGTGGTCATCGTGGCCGCACCCGATCCACTGACAGGTTGGCTGGAAGCCGACGAGCGCGCTCGGTTGACTAAAAACAACCGCACGTCCGCTCACTGGTGGATCAAACGCGTCGCCGCTACGACAGGGGAGACCATTCCCGATTCCACTGAAGTCGTTCCCGAGGGACATTATTATCTACTCAGCGACAATCCGGCCGGAGAGGACTCTCGCAAGCACGGAACGGTTCCCGCCCACCAGGTTCTAGGGACGGTCGTTCATGCGTGGAGCAACGACGAGTAACAGCGGTATCGGTTGCCCCGTACTCCTCCTGACAGTTGCGGGACGGCCGCCGGCACCGTCTGAGAACAAACAAGAAGCTTGGGTGGTCCCAGTGCCCCGGGGCCACCCAAGCTTGTCTACGACCGACATCGTTTCTTATGCGTGGGTATCTGAACCGCTGCCCGACCAGCCGCCGTACGGGACGGTTATCAATTCCATGTAGTGTCCCGCCGGGTCAAGGAAATAAAATCCTCGACCGCCGTCATTGGTGTTGTAATCGTTCTTCACCTGCTGCCGAGGATCGGCCCAATAGTCCTGTCCCCATTGCCGGATTTTACCGAGAGCTCGGTCGAAGACCTCATCTGAAACCAGGAACGCATAGTGTTGCGGCTGAATTTCTTCGATGTGTTCGGGAACGTTGGCGAAGTCGAGGGTGACGCCGTTCTCCAACTCGATGGGGATGAACGGTCCCCACTCTTTTCCGACTTTCAGGCCGAGCAGCTCGGCGAAATACTCAGCTGAGACTCGATTATCTCTAGATCCAATGATCGTATGATTGAACTGTACTGACAAGTACTACTCCTTATTGCTTCAAGCAGGATCACGACAAAGCTCCTGAAACAGCAATTCTGGACCAGAATCTTCATACGACAATCCCGCTGCGCGAAGGAGTCTAGCGTAGAGCCGGTCGATTGCCAAGACTCCTATCGACAAAACTCCCAGAATGTAGCCCCAGACGTCCCATGATATGAAACATGGGAGAATCGATTAATGGCAGAGCTACGTTCGAAAACAACCACACACGGTCGAAATATGGCCGGTGCTCGTGCGCTGTGGCGCGCCACCGGCATGGGGGACGGCGATTTCGGCAAGCCGATTGTCGCCATTGCCAATTCGTATACCCAGTTCGTTCCCGGCCACGTACACCTTAAGGAGCTCGGCGGCCTTGTAGCTCAATCAGTGGAGGCCAGCGGTGGAGTCGCCAAGGAATTTCATTCCATCGCCGTTGACGACGGTATCGCAATGGGGCATAGCGGGATGCTCTATTCCCTCCCGAGCAGGGAGATTATTGCCGACAGCGTGGAATACATGGTGAACGCGCACTGTGCGGACGCTTTGGTCTGCATTTCCAACTGCGACAAGATCACCCCGGGCATGTTCATGGCAGCTCTGCGTCTCAACATCCCCGTCGTATTCGTCTCCGGTGGTCCCATGGAGGCCGGTAAAACGGTCGACGATAACGGGGTCGTTACCCGGAAACTTGATCTGGTCGATGCCATGGTCGCGACTGCCGATGACAGTGTCAGCGACTCTGAACTCACTACGATGGAGCAGTCGGCCTGTCCCACCTGTGGTTCCTGTTCCGGCATGTTCACGGCTAATTCCATGAACTGTTTGACTGAAGCGATCGGCCTTTCGCTGCCGGGCAACGGTTCCACCCTTGCCACGCACGCGGCGCGTAAAGATCTCTTCTTCAAGGCGGGCGAGACGGTGATGGAACTGTGCCGCCAGTACTACGATCAAGACGATTCATCTGTCCTTCCTCGTAGCATTGCCAATCGGCACGCCTTTGAAAACGCCATGGCGCTCGATGTAGCGATGGGTGGATCGACCAATACGATTCTGCATCTCCTGGCAGCAGCTCGCGAGGCCGAACTCGATTTTCAAGTGGCTGATATCGACGACATCAGTCGGAGCATCCCATGTCTCTCGAAGGTCGCGCCGAACTCACCGAAATTTCATATGGAGGATGTACACCGTGCGGGTGGTATTCCGGCGATCCTCGGTGAACTCGATCGGGGAGGATTGTTGCACCGGGATGTGCGGGCCATTCATTCTCCCTCTCTGAACGATTGGCTTTCCCAATGGGACATTCGGTCAGCCGCACCTTCGACGGAGGCTAAAGAACTGTTCCACGCCGCACCGGGAGGTGTTCGTACGACTGAACCGTTCTCTACACAGAATCGTTGGGACAGTCTCGACGTCGACGATGAAGACGGCTGTATTCGCTCGGTTGCCAATGCGTATTCGGCCGACGGCGGTCTTGCCGTTCTGTTTGGGAACTTGGCGGAGGACGGGTGCGTGGTGAAGACCGCGGGCGTCCCCGACGAATGTCTGACCTTCGAAGGACGTGCCGTTGTCTTTGAGTCTCAAGACGATGCGGTCACCGGTATTCTCAATAAGAAGGTAGTGGCAGGTGATGTCGTTGTGATCCGTTACGAAGGCCCCAAAGGCGGCCCGGGAATGCAGGAGATGCTGTATCCCACGTCGTTTTTGAAGGGGCGTGGCCTGGGACAAAAGTGCGCGTTGATTACCGATGGTCGTTTCTCGGGAGGAACGTCCGGGCTGTCGATCGGTCACATCAGTCCTGAAGCTGCCGGAGAAGGAACGATCGGCCTGGTGGAAGACGGTGACACGATCCAAATCGATATCCCCAAGCGACGGATTGACCTGATGGTCAGCGCGAACGCGTTGCAGGAGCGGAAGATAGCGCAGGAGAAGCGGGATGCTCCGTACACACCGGTTGATCGCGACCGTACCGTGAGCAAAGCGCTCAAAGCCTATGCGTCTATGGCAACTCCTGCATCGGACGGAGCCGTACGAGAGATCTGATGTCAATCCGATACTGGATCTATTAATTGAGGGGTGGACCGATCTTGCTCGGTCCACCCCTCAATTAACTTCAGGTAAGCGCCAGAAGACGTCAAAGTTACGTTTGTGCAGGTCAATGTATGTGTCTTCGAGCACGCACCCCCCTTACATGAGCACTTCTACGATGCCGTAAATTAGTTCTTGTCGCCGAGGCAATCGGACAGACCGGCAGGAATGCGACATTTTGGTTGTGTTGTTGTGGGTGGCTTGGCTCTGTTGGGGTTGGGTGTTGTTTGGTTGTGTTGGTGGTGCCTTTGGCTTGCTGGCGTGTCTGTGTGATGCGGTCTACTGGGGGTTGTTCTTGACTTTCTGGTGGGGTTTGGTAATGTTGAGGGGTTGCTTCGGCTGGTGATGCTGTTTTGTGGTGTTGTTGGTTGTGGCGTGTTGTTTGAGAACTGAACAGGGTGTTTGGATAGTCAGCGTGCGGGCTGGCTGGATGATGCTGTTGTTGTGTCTGTTTGGGCATGGTGGTGGTGTTGTTTGGTTGGTTTGTATGACTGTTGATTTCTTTATTCCGATATTTTTTGGATTATTGTGGTCAGGTTGAGTTTTCGGCATTTGCCTTAACATTTTTGTTTTTGGTTTTTGTTGGAGAGTTTGATCCTGGCTCAGGACGAACGCTGGCGGCGTGCTTCACACATGCAAGTCGAACGGAAAGGCCCAGCTTGCTGGGTACTCGAGTGGCGAACGGGTGAGTAACACGTAAGTAACCTGCCTCTGGCTTTGGGATAACTGCTGGAAACGGCAGCTAATACTGGATATGACATGTCATCGCATGGTGGTGTGTGGAAAGTTTTTTCGGCTGGAGAGGGGCTTGCGGCCTATCAGTTTGTTGGTGGGGTGATGGCCTACCAAGGCGGTGACGGGTAGCCGGCCTGAGAGGGCGGTCGGTCACATTGGGACTGAGATACGGCCCAGACTCCTACGGGAGGCAGCAGTGGGGAATATTGCACAATGGGGGGAACCCTGATGCAGCGACGTCGCGTGGAGGATGACGGTTTTCGGATTGTAAAC
It encodes the following:
- the hemG gene encoding protoporphyrinogen oxidase; protein product: MKPLDVEEGVNASPPADATIMNTQGPKRILVIGGGITGLTAAHRLRENLGPDADITIAEHSDRLGGRIKTVDFAGYRIESGAESMLATRPETTELAKAVGLSERLVAPAPVPAGLSFNGQLHDLPTGTFMGIPQDPDDVAEIVGTQRPQVSDNESNAPLLGAEEDISVGELVRTHYGDEVLNRLVTPLLGGVYAGDPDQLSLEATMPALAAALREHSSVPSAIEAVKSQRSTNSQPRSPFATVKNGLSALITATAAASGANINLGVTVRELHQTPYGWDVVAGPVANPFQFSADAVIIATPAYVTARLLKHVAPETSTALDNLKYASIALATFAFDEINLPERSGFLVAEGKGLVKASTFITHKWPHIRSRRPIVRVSLGRIGDVAELHQSSDDDLVQAALGGLAEHLGQTVPEPIESRLDRHNDAMPQYSPGHVQRMQGARAELAGKNGLAIAGAAADGIGIASCIASGRRVADEISQEIHIEEAG
- the ilvD gene encoding dihydroxy-acid dehydratase gives rise to the protein MAELRSKTTTHGRNMAGARALWRATGMGDGDFGKPIVAIANSYTQFVPGHVHLKELGGLVAQSVEASGGVAKEFHSIAVDDGIAMGHSGMLYSLPSREIIADSVEYMVNAHCADALVCISNCDKITPGMFMAALRLNIPVVFVSGGPMEAGKTVDDNGVVTRKLDLVDAMVATADDSVSDSELTTMEQSACPTCGSCSGMFTANSMNCLTEAIGLSLPGNGSTLATHAARKDLFFKAGETVMELCRQYYDQDDSSVLPRSIANRHAFENAMALDVAMGGSTNTILHLLAAAREAELDFQVADIDDISRSIPCLSKVAPNSPKFHMEDVHRAGGIPAILGELDRGGLLHRDVRAIHSPSLNDWLSQWDIRSAAPSTEAKELFHAAPGGVRTTEPFSTQNRWDSLDVDDEDGCIRSVANAYSADGGLAVLFGNLAEDGCVVKTAGVPDECLTFEGRAVVFESQDDAVTGILNKKVVAGDVVVIRYEGPKGGPGMQEMLYPTSFLKGRGLGQKCALITDGRFSGGTSGLSIGHISPEAAGEGTIGLVEDGDTIQIDIPKRRIDLMVSANALQERKIAQEKRDAPYTPVDRDRTVSKALKAYASMATPASDGAVREI
- a CDS encoding S26 family signal peptidase, with the translated sequence MTLFGILVTAGAIGIGYFLVARRLLTVTVNGESMTPTFPPEMDALVRRTTKASNDDVVIVAAPDPLTGWLEADERARLTKNNRTSAHWWIKRVAATTGETIPDSTEVVPEGHYYLLSDNPAGEDSRKHGTVPAHQVLGTVVHAWSNDE
- a CDS encoding VOC family protein translates to MSVQFNHTIIGSRDNRVSAEYFAELLGLKVGKEWGPFIPIELENGVTLDFANVPEHIEEIQPQHYAFLVSDEVFDRALGKIRQWGQDYWADPRQQVKNDYNTNDGGRGFYFLDPAGHYMELITVPYGGWSGSGSDTHA
- the hemQ gene encoding hydrogen peroxide-dependent heme synthase; translation: MSEASSNNSNAQRINELNNSIRYTLWSVFRFSEPMPSIRNDLIADSREFFEKHCADYGVVVRGTYDLTGMRADADLMVWWHADNSDDLQKAYSELRRTAFGRHLAPVWSNMALHRPAEFNRSHIPAFLADEEPRDYICVYPFVRSYDWYLLPDDERRDMLREHGQMARDYPDVRANTVASFGLGDYEWILAFEASQLHRIVDLMRELRASRARLHVREEIPFFTGRRRDIGDVIADMP